From one Macellibacteroides fermentans genomic stretch:
- the aspS gene encoding aspartate--tRNA ligase: MYRNRTCGELRLANEGEVVILAGWVQKTRKMGGMTFVDIRDRYGITQLVFNQETNADLCEKANKLGREFVIQATGTVKERSSKNMNIPTGEIEIIVSDLNVLNSSVTPPFTIEDDTDGGDDLRMKYRYLDLRRSSVRANLELRHKMTIAVRQYLDQQNFLEVETPVLIKSTPEGARDFVVPSRMNAGQFYALPQSPQTFKQLLMVSGFDRYFQIVKCFRDEDLRADRQPEFTQIDCEMSFVEQEDILSLFEGMAKYLFKTIRGIEYKESFARITWHDAMKYYGSDKPDLRFDMKFVELMDIMQGKGFSVFDNAAYVGGICAEGAASYTRKQLDALTDFVKRPQVGAKGMVYARVEADGTVKSSVDKFYTQETLQEMKAAFNAKPGDLILILSGDDVMKTRKQLCELRLEMGNQLGLRDKNNFVCLWVVDFPLFEWDEETKRFYAMHHPFTSPKPEDIPLLDTNPGEVRANAYDMVINGVEVGGGSIRIHDSALQQKMFKLLGFTDEKAQEQFGFLMNAFKYGAPPHGGLAYGLDRWVSLFAGLDSIRDCIAFPKNNSGRDVMIDAPAPIDIEQLEELNLVVDIKE; encoded by the coding sequence ATGTACAGAAACAGAACATGTGGAGAATTACGCCTTGCCAATGAAGGGGAAGTCGTAATTTTGGCCGGCTGGGTCCAGAAAACCCGTAAAATGGGAGGGATGACCTTTGTCGATATTCGTGACCGTTATGGTATTACGCAGCTGGTGTTTAATCAGGAAACAAATGCCGATCTTTGTGAAAAGGCAAATAAACTGGGACGCGAATTTGTAATTCAGGCAACCGGAACAGTAAAAGAGCGTTCAAGTAAAAATATGAATATTCCAACAGGCGAGATCGAAATCATTGTTTCGGACTTAAACGTCTTGAATAGCTCGGTTACACCTCCGTTTACGATTGAGGATGACACGGATGGTGGAGACGACCTGCGTATGAAGTATCGTTACCTGGACTTGCGTCGTTCTTCTGTACGTGCCAACCTGGAGCTTCGTCATAAGATGACCATTGCCGTGCGTCAGTATCTTGATCAACAGAATTTCCTGGAAGTGGAAACTCCGGTGCTTATTAAATCGACTCCCGAAGGTGCACGCGACTTTGTTGTTCCTTCGCGTATGAATGCCGGACAGTTTTATGCACTGCCACAGTCGCCTCAAACCTTTAAGCAATTGCTGATGGTTTCGGGATTTGACCGTTACTTCCAGATTGTGAAGTGTTTCCGTGATGAAGACCTTCGTGCCGACCGCCAGCCTGAGTTTACTCAGATTGACTGCGAAATGAGTTTTGTAGAACAGGAAGATATTCTTTCATTATTTGAAGGAATGGCCAAATATTTGTTTAAAACCATCCGTGGTATAGAATATAAAGAATCGTTTGCACGTATTACCTGGCACGATGCCATGAAGTATTATGGAAGCGACAAACCGGACCTTCGCTTTGATATGAAGTTTGTAGAATTAATGGACATCATGCAAGGTAAAGGGTTCTCTGTTTTTGATAATGCAGCCTATGTAGGGGGTATTTGCGCAGAAGGTGCGGCATCTTATACCCGTAAGCAGCTGGATGCCCTTACAGATTTTGTTAAACGTCCGCAGGTTGGAGCCAAAGGAATGGTTTATGCACGCGTAGAAGCAGATGGTACTGTTAAATCGAGTGTGGATAAATTCTATACCCAGGAAACGTTGCAGGAGATGAAAGCAGCCTTTAATGCTAAACCGGGCGACTTGATTCTTATCCTTTCGGGAGATGATGTAATGAAAACACGTAAGCAATTGTGTGAATTACGTCTCGAAATGGGAAATCAACTGGGACTGCGTGACAAAAATAATTTTGTATGTTTATGGGTAGTGGACTTCCCCTTGTTTGAGTGGGACGAAGAAACTAAGCGTTTCTATGCCATGCACCATCCATTTACGTCGCCAAAGCCGGAAGATATTCCGCTGTTGGATACTAACCCCGGAGAAGTTCGCGCCAATGCCTATGACATGGTTATCAATGGTGTCGAAGTGGGAGGTGGATCTATCCGTATTCATGACAGTGCCTTGCAGCAGAAGATGTTTAAATTACTTGGATTTACAGACGAGAAAGCTCAGGAACAATTTGGCTTCCTGATGAATGCATTTAAATATGGTGCTCCTCCTCATGGTGGATTGGCTTATGGTCTGGATCGTTGGGTTTCTTTGTTTGCCGGTCTCGATTCGATCAGAGATTGTATTGCATTCCCGAAAAACAACTCGGGACGCGATGTTATGATTGATGCACCTGCACCAATTGATATCGAACAGCTGGAAGAGTTGAATCTGGTAGTAGACATAAAGGAATAA
- a CDS encoding Nif3-like dinuclear metal center hexameric protein → MVRVRDILKEIEQYAPLPLQEDFDNAGVQVGDINQPATGVLFCVDVTEEVIDEALELDCNLIISHHPLAFKPFKSLTGSTYIERCMIKACKHDLVIYAAHTNLDNATGGVNYKLAEMIGLQNVRILSPLKASLLKLVTFVPASHAEAVRQALFNAGAGCIGNYDSCSFNVSGEGSFRAKEGANPFCGDIGDLHTEPEVRIETVLPVSMKSAVIKSLMSVHPYEEPAYDLYPLANNWTQAGSGVVGELPESEDEQSFLLRIKNIFHLKSLTHSPFTGKNIREVAICGGSGAFLIKDAIAYGADVFITGEAKYNDYYNVEDRILLAVIGHYESEECTKDIFYTIISKKFPTFALHFSNVNSNPVKYL, encoded by the coding sequence ATGGTACGTGTAAGAGATATACTGAAAGAAATAGAACAGTATGCTCCGCTGCCATTACAAGAAGACTTTGATAATGCCGGTGTGCAGGTTGGAGATATTAACCAACCTGCAACCGGTGTGCTTTTTTGTGTAGATGTTACCGAAGAGGTTATTGATGAAGCCCTCGAATTGGATTGTAATCTTATTATTTCGCACCATCCGCTGGCCTTTAAGCCCTTTAAATCGTTGACCGGTTCTACCTATATCGAACGATGTATGATAAAGGCCTGTAAACATGATCTGGTGATTTATGCAGCACATACCAACCTGGATAATGCCACGGGAGGAGTGAACTATAAATTGGCCGAAATGATAGGGTTGCAAAACGTACGGATATTAAGTCCCCTGAAGGCATCTTTGCTTAAATTGGTCACATTCGTACCCGCATCACATGCCGAAGCGGTAAGGCAGGCATTGTTCAATGCCGGAGCAGGTTGTATAGGCAATTACGATTCATGCAGCTTCAATGTGAGTGGAGAGGGTAGTTTCAGAGCAAAAGAGGGTGCTAATCCTTTCTGCGGAGATATAGGCGACCTGCATACAGAACCCGAAGTACGTATTGAAACAGTGCTTCCCGTAAGTATGAAAAGTGCAGTAATAAAGTCGCTGATGTCTGTTCATCCGTACGAAGAGCCTGCATACGATTTGTATCCGCTGGCAAATAACTGGACACAGGCAGGTTCCGGTGTAGTAGGAGAGTTGCCCGAAAGTGAAGATGAACAGAGCTTTTTACTACGGATTAAAAATATATTCCATTTAAAAAGCTTGACGCATTCTCCTTTTACAGGTAAAAATATACGTGAAGTTGCTATTTGCGGCGGAAGCGGAGCATTCCTGATAAAAGATGCCATAGCTTATGGCGCCGATGTATTTATTACGGGCGAAGCGAAGTATAACGACTATTATAATGTGGAAGATCGGATATTATTGGCTGTAATTGGTCATTATGAGTCGGAAGAATGTACAAAAGATATATTCTATACAATAATATCAAAAAAATTTCCTACCTTTGCCCTGCATTTTTCGAATGTTAATTCAAACCCGGTAAAATATTTATAG
- a CDS encoding zinc ribbon domain-containing protein codes for MATEKQSAEKEVTVEEKLSRLYQLQTMVTEIDKIKTLRGELPLEVQDLEDEIAGLETRLQNYQSEIKYFETSVVEQKNKIADSTGLIEKYKSQLDNVRNNREFDNLSKEIEFQGLEIEFSEKKIREFSAAAVAKREEIAQITETLDGRKADLAQKQGELEEIVSETKQEEEKLREKAKKLEASIEPRLLSAFKRIRKGARNGLAVVYIQRDACGGCFNKIPPQKQMDIKLRKKIIVCEYCGRIMIDPELAGVEV; via the coding sequence ATGGCTACAGAGAAACAATCAGCTGAAAAAGAAGTTACAGTTGAAGAAAAGCTTTCCAGGCTGTATCAACTTCAGACGATGGTGACTGAGATCGATAAGATCAAGACGCTTCGTGGTGAACTGCCTTTGGAAGTTCAGGATTTAGAGGATGAGATAGCAGGTCTTGAAACTCGTCTTCAAAATTATCAGTCTGAAATTAAGTACTTCGAGACTTCTGTTGTAGAACAAAAGAACAAGATTGCTGATTCAACCGGACTGATTGAAAAGTATAAATCGCAGTTGGATAACGTACGTAATAACCGCGAATTCGATAATCTTTCGAAAGAAATTGAATTCCAGGGACTGGAAATTGAATTCTCTGAAAAGAAAATTCGTGAGTTCAGTGCTGCAGCAGTTGCGAAAAGAGAGGAAATCGCCCAGATTACCGAGACATTGGATGGACGTAAGGCCGACCTTGCTCAAAAACAAGGCGAATTGGAAGAGATTGTTTCTGAAACCAAACAGGAAGAAGAAAAACTTAGAGAAAAGGCCAAAAAGCTTGAAGCTTCCATCGAACCTCGTTTATTGTCGGCATTTAAACGTATCCGTAAAGGTGCACGCAACGGTTTGGCTGTTGTTTATATCCAGCGTGATGCATGTGGTGGTTGCTTTAATAAAATACCGCCCCAGAAGCAGATGGACATCAAACTTCGTAAGAAAATCATTGTTTGCGAATATTGTGGTCGTATTATGATCGACCCGGAATTGGCTGGCGTAGAAGTATAA
- the tilS gene encoding tRNA lysidine(34) synthetase TilS, whose translation MKEQIQQYIIQHQLLSGEKPVVVGISGGADSVALLHILVSLGYKCIAAHCNFNLRGDESFRDEQFTIDFTKRLQVPLCKISFETNKYAQENRLSVEMAARELRYRWFEELLNTYDADAVAVAHHRDDSVETLLINLTRGSGITGLTGIKPKNGNVVRPLLCVSREDIYAYIEKNGLEYVTDSSNSSDIYTRNFIRLKVIPLLEEINPSVKASLARTTNHLYDASLIYNHSIEEARRVIIQNNRLSISALLSFPAPATILYEMLKPYGFSRTVCESIFTVLDKDSGKIFYSSTHRLLKDRSDLLIDVLSGEDNRAYLINLEDDNVDLPVELKPEIVVIKEDYQIEKDRKFAYFDFDKLSFPLVLRHWQEGDWFVPFGMKGKKKVSDYFSDKKFSLFDKEKTWLLCSGQDVIWIVGERTDNRYRIEKTTKRVLKLKFID comes from the coding sequence ATGAAGGAACAAATACAGCAATACATTATTCAGCACCAATTGCTATCCGGCGAAAAGCCGGTTGTAGTTGGAATAAGTGGCGGAGCAGATTCTGTTGCTTTGCTTCATATACTTGTATCCTTAGGATATAAATGCATTGCAGCTCATTGTAATTTTAATTTGCGTGGAGACGAATCCTTCAGAGACGAGCAATTTACGATCGATTTTACCAAACGGTTACAGGTTCCTTTATGTAAAATATCCTTCGAAACCAATAAATATGCACAGGAGAACAGACTTTCTGTAGAAATGGCTGCCCGAGAACTGCGGTATAGATGGTTTGAAGAGCTTCTTAATACATACGATGCCGATGCGGTTGCCGTGGCTCACCATCGGGATGATAGTGTGGAGACACTGCTTATTAATCTGACAAGGGGTAGCGGGATTACAGGTTTAACGGGTATTAAACCCAAAAATGGGAATGTAGTACGTCCATTGCTGTGTGTATCCAGAGAGGATATTTATGCTTATATAGAAAAAAACGGTTTGGAATATGTAACAGACAGTTCCAATAGTTCTGATATATACACACGTAACTTTATCCGGTTGAAAGTAATTCCCTTATTGGAAGAGATCAATCCGTCTGTTAAAGCTTCTTTGGCCCGAACGACAAATCATTTGTACGATGCTTCGCTGATTTATAATCACTCGATTGAAGAAGCCAGAAGAGTAATAATCCAAAACAACCGATTGTCTATTTCTGCTTTATTATCGTTTCCAGCACCGGCAACCATTCTGTATGAAATGCTTAAACCCTATGGGTTTAGCCGAACAGTCTGCGAATCTATCTTTACTGTACTTGATAAAGATTCCGGGAAAATCTTTTATTCATCCACCCACCGCCTGCTTAAAGATCGTTCCGATTTGCTGATTGATGTTCTGTCGGGAGAGGATAACAGAGCTTATCTAATTAACCTGGAAGATGATAATGTAGATTTGCCCGTTGAACTTAAACCCGAGATAGTTGTTATTAAAGAAGACTACCAGATCGAAAAAGATAGAAAGTTTGCTTATTTTGATTTTGATAAATTATCTTTTCCCCTCGTTTTAAGACATTGGCAAGAGGGAGATTGGTTTGTTCCATTCGGAATGAAAGGAAAGAAAAAAGTTAGCGATTATTTTAGTGATAAGAAATTTTCGCTGTTCGATAAAGAGAAAACATGGCTTTTATGCAGTGGACAAGATGTAATCTGGATTGTTGGTGAACGTACAGATAACAGGTATCGCATTGAAAAAACAACAAAAAGAGTTTTAAAACTAAAATTTATCGATTGA
- the rho gene encoding transcription termination factor Rho: MQKYNILELNEKLLTELQSIASELGIKKAESLKKEELVYRILDEQAISYAGIQAEKEKEKEAKKAEKQQAKAKAPQAKSAAPKAKSPKPNTDKEPNVKQVAVKETKSTLAPPVLKSAAETKAAPEVKAQEVKPVVVETPATKEVKPIAESQERKKRIRIEKKEKVAGAAVSADSKDQTVVVTTTPVQPVQQSVQNTIEFKAEKEQPVAEAEKKVTPTVEVAADKEKVEQQDAPAATASDEPKRVVFRHSGAGTSSVLDQVFPFSSTPSRPEAPKAAQPENHARQQNQRQANFNNPRNASQPVASQEKPYEFDGILIGTGVLEMMPDGYGFLRSSDYNYLTSPDDVYVSQSQIKLFGLKTGDVVEGAIRPPKEGEKYFPLVKVDKINGRTPEEVRDRVPFDHLTPLFPDQKFMLTARNTPKVYDKIAVRVVDLFSPIGKGQRGLIVAQPKTGKTMLLKDIANAIAANHPEVYMIVLLIDERPEEVTDMARSVDAEVIASTFDEPAERHVKIAEIVLNKAKRMVECGHDVVILLDSITRLARAYNTVQPASGKVLSGGVDANALQKPKRFFGAARNIENGGSLTILATALTETGSKMDDVIFEEFKGTGNMELQLDRKLSNKRIYPAVDITASSTRRDDLLQDEATLNRMWILRKYLSDMNSLEAMEFVKKRMEQTYDNMEFLASMNG; encoded by the coding sequence ATGCAAAAATATAACATTCTAGAACTAAATGAAAAACTTCTGACGGAATTGCAGTCAATTGCCTCAGAGTTAGGTATCAAGAAAGCCGAATCTTTAAAGAAAGAAGAGCTTGTCTATCGAATTCTTGATGAGCAGGCTATTTCATATGCAGGTATTCAGGCAGAAAAAGAAAAAGAAAAAGAGGCTAAAAAAGCCGAAAAACAACAAGCAAAAGCAAAAGCTCCTCAGGCTAAATCAGCAGCACCCAAGGCAAAAAGCCCTAAACCTAATACAGATAAAGAGCCAAATGTCAAGCAAGTTGCTGTAAAAGAAACAAAATCAACCTTAGCTCCTCCGGTATTGAAATCTGCTGCAGAGACGAAAGCAGCACCAGAGGTAAAAGCTCAGGAGGTTAAGCCTGTGGTAGTTGAAACACCTGCCACTAAAGAGGTAAAGCCTATTGCTGAATCGCAGGAACGCAAGAAGAGAATTCGGATTGAGAAAAAGGAAAAGGTAGCTGGAGCAGCTGTTTCGGCAGATTCAAAAGATCAGACAGTAGTTGTTACAACAACTCCGGTTCAACCAGTTCAACAATCGGTTCAAAATACAATCGAATTTAAAGCAGAGAAAGAACAACCGGTTGCCGAAGCCGAAAAGAAGGTTACACCAACTGTTGAAGTGGCTGCCGATAAAGAAAAGGTAGAACAACAGGATGCCCCTGCTGCAACTGCTTCTGATGAACCTAAAAGAGTTGTATTCAGACACAGTGGTGCAGGAACCAGCTCCGTACTTGATCAGGTATTTCCATTCTCATCTACTCCTTCAAGACCAGAAGCTCCCAAAGCTGCTCAACCAGAAAATCATGCTCGTCAGCAGAACCAACGCCAAGCCAATTTTAATAATCCAAGAAATGCATCTCAGCCTGTAGCTTCACAGGAGAAGCCATATGAATTTGATGGAATACTGATTGGTACGGGTGTATTGGAGATGATGCCGGATGGTTATGGATTCCTTCGTTCATCTGATTATAATTATCTTACTTCGCCGGATGATGTATACGTTTCTCAGTCTCAGATCAAACTGTTTGGTTTAAAAACAGGAGATGTGGTAGAAGGAGCCATACGTCCTCCAAAGGAAGGTGAAAAGTATTTTCCACTTGTTAAAGTGGATAAAATCAATGGCCGTACTCCCGAAGAAGTTCGCGACAGGGTACCGTTTGATCATCTTACCCCTTTATTCCCGGATCAGAAGTTCATGCTTACTGCCCGAAATACTCCAAAAGTATATGATAAGATTGCAGTTCGTGTGGTAGATTTATTCTCACCCATTGGAAAAGGACAACGCGGACTTATCGTTGCACAGCCTAAAACTGGTAAGACAATGTTACTTAAGGATATTGCCAATGCAATTGCAGCCAACCATCCAGAGGTATATATGATTGTTTTATTGATTGACGAACGTCCTGAAGAGGTTACGGATATGGCCCGTAGCGTAGATGCAGAGGTAATTGCTTCTACATTTGACGAACCGGCTGAGCGCCATGTGAAAATTGCCGAAATTGTTCTGAATAAGGCAAAACGAATGGTTGAATGCGGACATGATGTTGTTATTTTGCTTGACTCTATCACTCGTCTGGCACGTGCTTATAATACAGTACAGCCGGCTTCGGGTAAAGTATTGTCGGGTGGGGTGGATGCCAATGCACTTCAGAAACCAAAACGTTTCTTCGGTGCTGCCCGTAATATCGAAAACGGAGGTAGTCTTACTATTCTTGCCACCGCTTTAACTGAAACTGGTTCAAAAATGGATGATGTTATTTTTGAAGAGTTTAAAGGTACAGGTAACATGGAGCTTCAGCTTGATAGAAAATTATCTAATAAGCGTATTTATCCAGCTGTAGATATAACGGCTTCAAGTACAAGACGTGATGATCTTCTGCAGGATGAAGCCACATTAAATCGTATGTGGATCTTACGTAAATATCTTTCGGATATGAACTCGCTGGAAGCAATGGAGTTTGTTAAGAAACGTATGGAGCAAACCTACGATAACATGGAATTTCTGGCTTCTATGAACGGATAA